A single window of Gossypium hirsutum isolate 1008001.06 chromosome A10, Gossypium_hirsutum_v2.1, whole genome shotgun sequence DNA harbors:
- the LOC107897210 gene encoding uncharacterized protein isoform X2, producing the protein MRFKKGSKVEVLTMKEVPTGAWRCAEIISGNGHTYCVKYGWFPITGEAALVERVPRKAIRPCPPPINGTDDWVPGDVVEVFDELCWKPAVIVRVFGGNNMFSVRILGSKSQLKAHQSRLRVRQSWEDGNWLLVGKGSSNSSGPPKRKRSWLGFPEAGGKKMKVIEKGSFGGQRLIVRLPCPASEKNISWQCWRHQYFASKAMMD; encoded by the exons ATGAGATTCAAGAAAGGTAGCAAAGTCGAGGTATTAACCATGAAGGAGGTTCCAACCGGCGCGTGGCGCTGTGCCGAGATTATCTCCGGCAACGGCCACACTTACTGCGTCAAGTATGGTTGGTTTCCGATCACTGGCGAGGCGGCGTTGGTCGAGAGAGTCCCGAGGAAAGCGATTAGGCCTTGCCCTCCTCCTATAAATGGGACCGACGATTGGGTTCCTGGCGACGTCGTGGAGGTGTTCGACGAGTTGTGTTGGAAACCAGCGGTGATCGTTAGAGTTTTCGGTGGAAACAACATGTTTTCTGTCAGGATTCTTGGATCGAAGAGCCAACTCAAAGCACATCAATCTCGATTGCGTGTTCGACAATCTTGGGAAGACGGCAACTGGCTCCTTGTCGGGAAG GGCTCGTCAAATTCCAGTGGACCACCGAAGAGGAAAAGATCTTGGCTTGGTTTTCCGGAAGCTGGTGGAAAGAAGATGAAGGTGATTGAAAAAGGTAGTTTTGGTGGTCAAAGACTAATAGTTCGGCTTCCTTGTCCTGCTTCTGAAAAG AATATCTCATGGCAATGTTGGAGGCATCAATACTTTGCTTCTAAAGCCATGATGGATTGA
- the LOC107897210 gene encoding uncharacterized protein isoform X1, which translates to MRFKKGSKVEVLTMKEVPTGAWRCAEIISGNGHTYCVKYGWFPITGEAALVERVPRKAIRPCPPPINGTDDWVPGDVVEVFDELCWKPAVIVRVFGGNNMFSVRILGSKSQLKAHQSRLRVRQSWEDGNWLLVGKGSSNSSGPPKRKRSWLGFPEAGGKKMKVIEKGSFGGQRLIVRLPCPASEKVDAFVYPKNILGERCMTSSFRRIDDTLSCTSSVGSCSGLGNNGLNLSPSYATNGCENLEDYCSDADSYSERCCGEDGSSGSSVSPSVELGTDFHRSELHAYQKALWALHASGPLTWEKEEKVTNLRRTLNISNDEHLRELRKLRHDDNRFFISCC; encoded by the exons ATGAGATTCAAGAAAGGTAGCAAAGTCGAGGTATTAACCATGAAGGAGGTTCCAACCGGCGCGTGGCGCTGTGCCGAGATTATCTCCGGCAACGGCCACACTTACTGCGTCAAGTATGGTTGGTTTCCGATCACTGGCGAGGCGGCGTTGGTCGAGAGAGTCCCGAGGAAAGCGATTAGGCCTTGCCCTCCTCCTATAAATGGGACCGACGATTGGGTTCCTGGCGACGTCGTGGAGGTGTTCGACGAGTTGTGTTGGAAACCAGCGGTGATCGTTAGAGTTTTCGGTGGAAACAACATGTTTTCTGTCAGGATTCTTGGATCGAAGAGCCAACTCAAAGCACATCAATCTCGATTGCGTGTTCGACAATCTTGGGAAGACGGCAACTGGCTCCTTGTCGGGAAG GGCTCGTCAAATTCCAGTGGACCACCGAAGAGGAAAAGATCTTGGCTTGGTTTTCCGGAAGCTGGTGGAAAGAAGATGAAGGTGATTGAAAAAGGTAGTTTTGGTGGTCAAAGACTAATAGTTCGGCTTCCTTGTCCTGCTTCTGAAAAGGTAGATGCATTTGTTTATCCCAAAAATATACTGGGTGAAAGATGTATGACTTCTTCATTTCGTAGAATTGATGATACCTTGAGTTGCACATCGTCTGTTGGTAGTTGTAGTGGTTTAGGGAATAATGGTCTTAACTTGTCTCCTAGTTATGCAACAAACGGTTGTGAAAACTTGGAGGATTATTGTAGTGATGCTGACTCATATTCTGAAAGGTGTTGTGGGGAAGATGGAAGTTCTGGAAGTTCTGTTTCCCCTAGTGTGGAATTGGGAACCGATTTCCATAGGTCGGAGCTGCATGCCTATCAGAAAGCTCTGTGGGCATTGCATGCTTCTGGTCCTTTGACttgggaaaaagaagaaaaggtaACCAACCTACGTCGTACTCTTAATATTTCTAATGATGAGCATTTGAGGGAACTAAGAAAGTTGAGACATGATGATAATAGGTTTTTTATTAGTTGTTGCTAG
- the LOC107897209 gene encoding cytochrome c oxidase subunit 5b-1, mitochondrial codes for MWRRLLTSQFKYLATLPCRSASKTAPLPFKSHISPSPSASLLVRHFSAESADTAVKKRVEDVMPIATGHEREELESELQGKKILEDVNNPVGPFGTKEAPAVVKSYYDKRIVGCPGGEGEDEHDVVWFWLEKGKPHECPVCSQYFVLEVVGPGGPPDGHGDDDHH; via the exons ATGTGGAGAAGGCTACTTACTTCACAGTTCAAATATCTGGCAACACTTCCATGCCGATCCGCCTCTAAAACGGCGCCGCTTCCATTCAAATCTCACATTTCTCCTTCCCCTTCTGCTTCCCTCCTCGTTCGCCATTTCTCCGCCGAGTCAG CGGATACTGCTGTGAAGAAGAGAGTTGAGGATGTAATGCCTATCGCTACAGGTCATGAACGAGAGGAGCTTGAGTCTGAGCTTCAg GGaaagaaaatccttgaagatgTAAACAACCCTGTTGGTCCTTTTGGCACAAAG GAAGCTCCTGCTGTTGTCAAGTCCTACTATGACAAGAGAATAGTTGGATGCCCAGGAGGTGAAGGCG AGGATGAGCATGATGTTGTCTGGTTTTGGCTGGAGAAAGGCAAGCCACATGAGTGTCCAGTTTGTTCACAGTATTTTGTG CTGGAAGTTGTGGGACCTGGAGGACCTCCAGACGGACATGGTGATGATGATCATCATTAA